The following are encoded in a window of Poecile atricapillus isolate bPoeAtr1 chromosome 3, bPoeAtr1.hap1, whole genome shotgun sequence genomic DNA:
- the ETAA1 gene encoding ewing's tumor-associated antigen 1, producing the protein MPGSRRRGLSLRPAALRRRSGGEEQLSRRRAELPAEEGAVEGGAGRGLPAGEAACSPRAAEPCLHKTPKRSLSRKSRIPTFSSPINDTETQQEIFWDSHSPIAHRQGNGKTKQSTSRCAVEISEIVNRIAPQDEKAACNEGSLIGTWIGEDAIPCTPMVVKGRARTKLSCTRYPKTKNPEEELMKLAKEFDKNLVELDAVQEQEKLGHNLIETNSESSSNSKDEVNMKNQKSVLGEGSETDTAVSLKPVGQSTGIPVAEPCQSSSQKSVDLEAEVALRALFDSSTQKCSGQLSQELSDISLNNSFHKIKSTLEEENLPEKVEETQHGNSEAYQKDTLIAIGSVDQILPQPATDTLTKKNPPNLKTQLMASTKLAGVVNDDFDDWDTDLLADDSFVMQITQNPELISTEEPPQIPANPLVHNFSDASGTRQRSSGNSVTLLGTANKSNSLQYSPLKHASKSSQNVVKSLSLQKPCKTENSRAETKALHGKCDVKPDKIKSVWKSTSDLNHIPVSVQSEIKSGNESTEPKSDALPLFPSRSNPHRQPAGKPGNNTPTIFCQSSSVSTNMKPNDLTKVVNQANTGHSNQDEIPKKYSLSFEDWNEPKSSDEILGICGSNSLWDANYEDDELLYQVCDDIEKQTQSQDVKQGNEKTKTIQGASINSISNAGSSFPASKQRLPDLFLAEKTNAKQEDLSPNDSSRNSSKIVHGLATAAHVVNSKNISNPQAVISGPSVECKYALLKNCHQDASEDAAKTVSGKWYRSNSVPAGETGSEVSPVNAVNIFSRKELNSSHILSNVGKIPSSSSGNKTSLVPSKFKFRKINNSQGGLHIGSENPGNPSGIGITLQGLEGSKNEVNVTLHSKLDNKKSPFKRHLSESFVQSSSASTVEQKNRKCSQEEIERKKQEALARRKSRTQAFCKDA; encoded by the exons ATGCCCGGTAGCCGGCGGAGGGGGCTGTCCCTCAGGCCCGCCGCCCTGAGGAGGCGCAGCGGCGGCGAGGAGCAGCTCAGCCGGCGGCGGGCGGAGCTCCCCGCGGAGGAGGGGGCGGTGGAAGGCGGCGCGGGCCGAGGCCTGCCCGCCGGGGAGGCGGCGTGCTCGCCCCGCGCTGCAG AGCCATGTTTACATAAGACACCAAAAAGATCGTTGAGTAGGAAATCTCGAATACCTACTTTCAGCTCTCCTATTAATGACACTGAGACGCAGCAAGAAATCTTTTGGGATTCTCATTCACCAATTGCACACAGACAAG gCAATGGAAAAACCAAGCAGTCTACCAGTAGATGCGCAGTAGAAATTTCAGAAATTGTTAATCGTATTGCTCCCCAG GATGAAAAAGCAGCCTGTAATGAAGGCTCCCTCATAGGAACATGGATTGGTGAGGATGCTATTCCCTGTACACCTATGGTAGTAAAAGGGCGAGCTAGGACCAAGTTAAGTTGTACAAG ATATCCTAAGACAAAAAATCCCGAAGAGGAACTCATGAAGTTGGCTAAGGAGTTTGATAAAAACCTAGTAGAGTTAGATGCTGTTCAGGAACAGGAAAAGCTTGGTCATAACTTAATCGAGACCAACTCAGAGTCTTCAAGTAATTCTAAAGATGAAGTAAATATGAAAAACCAGAAATCAGTTCTTGGTGAAGGTTCTGAAACAGATACTGCTGTGTCCCTGAAACCAGTTGGACAGAGCACTGGCATCCCTGTGGCAGAGCCCTGTCAATCCAGCAGTCAAAAGTCTGTAGACCTGGAGGCTGAGGTAGCCCTTCGCGCTCTTTTTGACTCCTCTACCCAGAAATGCAGCGGACAGTTGAGCCAAGAGCTGTCAGATATTTCTCTAAATAATAGTtttcataaaattaaaagtacCTTGGAAGAGGAGAACCTTCCTGAGAAAGTCGAAGAGACACAGCATGGTAATTCAGAGGCATATCAAAAGGATACTCTGATTGCCATAGGAAGTGTTGACCAGATTTTACCACAACCTGCTACTGACaccctgacaaaaaaaaatcctcctaaTTTGAAGACACAATTGATGGCCTCTACTAAGCTTGCTGGAGTAGTTAATGATGACTTTGATGACTGGGATACAGATCTTTTGGCAGATGACTCTTTTGTGATGCAGATaacccaaaatcctgaattGATAAGTACTGAAGAACCACCACAAATTCCTGCAAATCCACTTGTGCACAATTTCAGTGATGCTAGCGGAACAAGGCAAAGAAGTAGTGGCAACTCAGTAACTCTTTTGGGGACTGCAAACAAATCTAACAGTTTGCAATATTCACCTTTGAAACATGCTAGTAAAAGCTCACAAAATGTTGTAAAATCACTGTCTTTACAAAAACCGTGCAAGACAGAAAACTCAAGGGCAGAGACCAAGGCCTTGCATGGCAAATGTGATGTTAAGCCAGATAAAATCAAATCTGTTTGGAAGAGTACCAGTGATTTGAACCATATTCCTGTTTCAGTGCAATCTGAAATCAAGAGTGGAAATGAATCTACTGAGCCTAAAAGCGAtgctcttcctctttttccttcaagATCTAATCCTCATAGACAACCAGCAGGAAAACCTGGAAATAACACTCCTACTATTTTCTGTCAGTCATCCAGTGTTTCTACCAACATGAAACCTAATGATCTAACCAAAGTGGTTAACCAAGCTAATACAGGTCACTCAAATCAAGATGAAATACCAAAGAAATACTCTCTGTCATTTGAGGACTGGAATGAACCAAAATCCTCTGATGAGATATTAGGTATTTGTGGATCAAATAGTCTTTGGGATGCAAACTATGAGGATGATGAATTGTTATATCAGGTGTGTGATGATATAGAAAAGCAAACTCAGAGCCAGGATGTTAaacaaggaaatgaaaaaactAAAACTATTCAAGGAGCCAGTATTAATTCCATATCAAATGCTGGTAGCAGCTTCCCAGCATCTAAACAAAGACTACCTGATCTCTTCTTGgcagaaaaaacaaatgcaaaacagGAGGATCTCTCACCAAATGATTCCAGTAGGAATTCATCAAAGATAGTGCATGGGCTGGCCACAGCAGCTCATGTGGTGAACTCTAAGAACATCTCAAATCCTCAGGCTGTGATCTCGGGTCCTTCTGTGGAGTGTAAATATGCACTGCTTAAAAACTGTCATCAAGATGCTTCTGAAGATGCTGCCAAGACTGTTTCAGGGAAATGGTACAGGTCAAATTCTGTGCCAGCAGGAGAGACAGGTTCTGAAGTAAGTCCTGTTAatgcagtaaatatttttagtagAAAAGAACTCAACAGCTCACATATCTTGTCTAATGTGGGAAAGATTCCAAGTAGCAGCTCTGGTAACAAAACTTCACTTGTGCCTTCAAAGTTTAAGTTCCGAAAGATTAACAATTCTCAGGGTGGTCTTCATATAGGGTCtgaaaatccagggaatcctTCGGGCATTGGAATTACTCTGCAGGGTTTGGAAGGAAGCAAGAATGAGGTGAATGTGACTTTGCACAGCAAGCTTGACAATAAGAAATCACCTTTCAAGAGGCACCTTTCAGAGTCTTTTGTACAGTCTTCATCAG cATCTACGGtagaacagaaaaatagaaaatgttctCAAGAAGagattgaaaggaaaaaacaagaagCTCTTGCACGAAGAAAATCCAGAACACAGGCATTCTGTAAAGATGCTTGA